ATAGCCCAAGCGCTTGAAACCGCCAACGTAATAAAAAACAATGTCATAATATTTTTCATTCTATTTTTCCTTTACCACACAGATATCACTGCATGCGATATGAAAACTCCTATCTAAAACAGCTGCGGCATCCTGAGGTGAACACTGTGAGGCAAAAGTCTCCATCGCCAAAATCAAAGTATTCACATAAAATGTTGCCGAAGTTCCAGAATACATACGCCCCAAAAGCTTCACCTGATCACAAGCTAGATTGTCCACTTGTGGATGAGGTATCGGTACACTTACAGGCGGCGTTCCGGATGATTTCCCTCCACCGCCGCAAGCTGAAACGAACAAGGGAAATAGCCATATGAGTTTTTTCATATAAAATTCCTAGTTAATTTGAACTTTCAAAATCGGAACTAAGTTAAATTTAATATCGTGATTCTGTCTGTCTAGATGAAGACCTTTGACCACAACAGGCTCTAAGCGAGATTTTATTGGCAAGTTCAAGACATCTCTAAAAGACTTCACAGAACTTGCTTCTGTTTCAAAACATTTCTGCAATAGATCCTTTTTGTAAGAGATAAATGTCTGATCATAACGCATCGTGGACGGCTGTTTCATTCGCGAAAGATTCAAAATCAAATCTTCTATACGATTCACCCTAAGTTCTGAGCAGTTCACCGAGTCTTCAAATTTTTCCATCTCTGTGCTTGAGCTGTAGTTAGCTTGCACGGGAATTTCCAAATTTAAGAAGTCGTTTCTCTTCGCCAGAGTTTTCAACTTCGCCACTTGGTCTTTCTTAAGACTGATTTGCAAATTCATGTAAGGCCCGGCTTGCCCCTGTCGCAACACCGTTTCTTCGGAAATACCAACAGAAGGAATTTCTACTTTCAACGGCGCGCCTGTCACTTGCGCTGTCAGTAGATTGAGTTTGTAACCTGGATAAGTCGCCTTCACCCTGTCCATCTCTTGACGAGCTAAATCGCCGTCGTAAGCCAAAGACACACTTAAAATTCCACCATCACTTTCAAGATCCATCACATTCATCTCTAAATAAGGAGTAAGTGAGTAGTAAACGGTTCTTTCGTATTCATTCACTTCGTGGATCGCAGCCGAAGCCCACGATCCCACCAGTGTCAGCAATAAAGCAAAATATTTTTTCACAGGATTTTCCTTTTTTATTTAATCTGCGGAGATCACAAGACGGTCGCGATATTTATCAAGATCTTTGATGACAACGGCTGTACAGAAATCACGCTCCTCTAGGTCTGTGCGTTTCCAGTTCCATGTTTCTGTTTGTAACTCTTCTTTACGAACGGAGCCTCCACCAAAGTGGAATAAACGATTGCTAGGAGCTGTTGCTGTCACCGGTGTCGCTGCCAATTCTGGAACAAACATGCGTGCTGTGATCGTCTCTGAAATCTTTTGAAGATATTCCCATTCTTTTGCATCGCCACCATTCATTGTGATTTCAATGGCTCTTTCCGCATGAAGCTTTTCTACAACCGACTGAATGCTCCAACTAAACCAACCCCAACCACCTGAATGAGACGCCTGGAAATATTCGTATACGCGTTTCATGTTCACTCTGATAGAAGCATCCATGTTAGGACCGAAACCTTGCACCTTGTAGCAGTAGTCCATTTTCAACAACGCACTTCCTGCTGATTTCGTCAGAAGAGCTTTGAAGGCTTTTGCGCCGACGCTGGTTAACACCGAATTCACACCGATTTCATCTTCCGCACGTCCACCGTGCTGAGCAAAATTGAACTCTTTAAATAAATCACTTAACGGCTGCGCTCCCGCCGCAGTCGTTTGTAAACCAATCGTCGAAGATTTAATTGGTAAAACAGCCACTTCCACTTCTGGATGCTCCTTCATGTAAGTATCAAGGGCCGCTTTTTGATCCGTGTCAGACGCAAGATGAGTCGTCATGGTCATATACGCTCCACCTGACGCTGGATTTTCCAATCCCCAGTACACGAAGTTGAAAAGTGGAACACCACTGTTGTCTGCCGAAAAGCGTGTGGAATTTGGAAAGAAATAAACTTTGTTTAGATTCGCGTGATCGCGATACAAAGTTAAAATTCCGTTTTTAATCGTTCCCGCTGTTTCCCCAAACAACGGAACCGCCAAAACAGGTTTGCTTAAAAGGGACGTTAATAAAAACCCCAAAAGCAGTGCTTTATTTTTCATGAATGCCTCCAGTTATTGCCCGCAATTTCACGGGCAATGGAAGGTTCCTGCAAAGGTACAAAGCCGTACGGGCCCTCATAAAAGCGATCTGGCCAGCAGCGGTGTCCGATGTCCGAACCTCCCCAGCCAATTGACACTCATGAAATAGTTTCCTTTTGCCCCCAAGAGCTTGTTTTTCAGGGCAAAAATACACCACTCCCTCATCGCATAAATTATTGATTTTACTTGTTTTTATAAGATCATTCGGGTGTCTCAATATGGAACGCTTATTGCAGTTCCCCTTAGCGGTATGGAACAACGACGTTACAAAGACATTGTGGCCTTCAAATGGAACCAAGGAGCTCCCCTGGCTTTCCATGCCCGTAATTTGGAAGTCGCTGAAATTTCTGAAGAGACTTGGAACGACATGCAAGAGACTTTGAAGTCTTCCGAGGCCACTGAAGAACTCACTTTGTGGGAGCAAGAAAACAGCCCTGAAGTGAAATCCGGAAAGCTTCAACCCGGCATCCGCAGCCTCACGATCAACGTCACACAAATCTGCAATCTGAAGTGCACTTACTGTGCGGCAGGTGGCGACGGAACTTACGGAGCTGCGCAAACAAAGATCAACGTCGAAAAAACTCTTCCGCAATTGAAATTCTTTATTGAACGTCTTCCTGAAGGCAGCCGTTTTAAAATCACATTCTTAGGCGGCGAGCCTCTTCTTTATCCAGACGGCATTCAAGAGATCGGTAGTTATGTTCGTTTGATGACAGCTGGAAAAAATATCCAGGCTGGTTTTTCGATTGTGACGAACGGAACTTTGATCAACGAAAAAACTTTGAATATTCTAAAGAGTCTTAAGGCCAATGTGACAGTAAGCTTAGATGGTCCCGCAGAGATCAACGACAAGGCTCGTCCTACAAAAGATGGCTCTAGCAGCACATCATTGGTTGTTGAAGGTCTTCGTCAGCTTGTTGATAACAGACACTCTTTGGGTCTTTTGACGGTGCATGGCGTTTTCAATCGCGAGAATTTAGATCTTGTGAGCGCTTACAATTTCTATCGCACGCTGAAAGTCGATCGCTATGAGTTCACATACTCTGTGGAAGAAAATGACGACGCCAGCAACAAGGCATTCGTTGAGCAGATGAATTCGATTGCAGCGTTGGCTTACGCCTCCGGCGGCGAACCTGAACTTCGCAAAATTGGAGTTTTTGATCAGCACTTTTCTGCTTTGGACAACCAGCAACAAACTGAAAACTACTGCGGAGCTGGAAAGTCATTTCTGATGGTGGACGCGAGAAACAATCTTTTCACGTGCCCTTGGGAAGTTGGAAATAAAGAAGAACAAGTGGGTCAAGGGACTCAACTCAATGAGGAGCGTTTGGCTCAATACCAAGCTCCCCTTATTGAACAGAACAACTGCCAAAGCTGCTGGGCGCGTTTCCTTTGCGGCGGAGGCTGTATGTTCATTCACAAGCAAAGCACGGGAAACAAGCACCAGAAAGACGGTCAGTTTTGTTTTCGCACGCGCGGCTTGATTGCTACGGCATTGTTATATTATAAAATGAGCAGGGTTTCCTGCTAAGAGGATGTTATGAAAAAGCAAACACATATTAAAAAGATTAAACCTCTGAAGCCCACCGCAACTCCGTCGACACAGATGATTGGGCCAGGTACTGGTGGAAACGGCGAAGGCTGTATCCCAGTTCGATAGTAATTATTAATTTTAACGAAAAACGAGATTATGACTCTTCCTCCCTCGCCTGAAGAGACATCCTCCTCCCAAAAACGAGGAGACTATAAAGCGCTTGCGTTGCGAATTGCCTTCGCACTGGGGATCTCTTTTTTCATTGCGCAAACCAATCTCGATTATCTTGAGTCTTTCCTCTACGACTTAAGAGTTCGCACTAAAGTTCTGAATCAAACATCCGGCAACATCGAATTGATTTATATCACTCCACAAACTGTTCAATTGTTTAAAGGTTTTCCGACCGCGAAAGAACAAGCTTCTCTTTTACGCGGCCTTGTTGCCGAAGGTGCAAAGGCTGTCGTCTATGATTTTAACGTCAGCGAGACACCAGGCAGTGTTGATGAGAAGAATGATTGGGAGTCCAGCATCGTCGAAAACGCCAATGTTTTCGTTGCAGGCCGCTCAACAGCTTTAAAGGGAGAAGAAAAACAGCTTTCTCTTCCGGACCCTCTTGAAAAAGTCACTTTAGCGCCAGCTCCGAAAACAACGGACTTGGTGAACTTCGCCAAAGACGGTGTGACTCGTCGAATGATTTTAACGTATCAAGGTCGTTCGTTATTGCCCGTGCAATTGGCGAGTCTTTTTAATCCTGAAATCAAGGACGTCGATAAAGTTCGCGGTCACTTTGATTTTTACGGAACCGATCAGGCTTATATTGATTTCCACAGAGCTAAAACTTATCCATCCACTTCTTTTGAAGACGTCTTAAATGGCCGTATCGATGCTTCTCGCTTTAAAAATAAAATCGTTCTTATCGGAACCGATTTAGGTCTGGATGAAGGCGAATACATCATGAGTCCGTACAGTCGCGAAGTGACGGCGATGACTCGCATTGAACTTCAAGCCAATACGATCGACACCTTGATTCGCAATTCCGGTCCTGTGAAATCTCACAAGGCCATTAATTGGATCTTTATTCTTCTTGCTTCGATCTTAACGACTCATGTTGTTTTAACGATGAAGCCCACTCGCGGATTGATGATTCTCGGTGGAACCTTGGCGGGATTTATCGTTGTTTGTATTCTTGCTTACTGGGTTGCAGGTTTGTGGCTTCCCATGGCAGCACCTCTTTTGACGATTTTCCTCTGCTATTATTTCTTTATTCCTTATCGTTTGATTGTCGAGAACCGTCGGAGCTGGGAATACTACCAAAAGAATAAACTTCTAAGCCAAGTTGAAGAGCTTAAGACGAATTTCATTTCGATGATGTCGCATGATCTGAAAACGCCGATTGCACGTATTCAAGGAATGACGGACATGATCCTGTCTGACAATGTTCAGTTGAGTGCGCAACAGCGTGAAGCCGTGGATACGATCAAGCATTCTTCGGATGATCTTTTAAAGTTTATCAATGCAATTTTAAATTACGGTAAGATCGAGAGCCAGGGTGTTCAGCTTCATTTGCAAAGCAAGGACATCAACAATCTTCTTCAGGAAGTGATTCGAAAGCACGAGTTCCTGGCGAAAGTTAAGCGCATTCAAATCGTCTCTGAATTGGAACCCATGTTCCCAGTGCCTGTGGATGCGGACCTTATGAAGCAAGTCTTCTCGAATCTTGTTGAAAACGCCATCAAGTACAGTCCGGAAGACACGAAAATCATGGTGTCGAGCGAAGAAACTTCCACGAAGGTCGTTGTTCAGGTGGCCGATCAGGGCCCTGGCATCCCTTCTGATGAACTTCAGAATATCTTTATGAAGTTTTTCCGCTCTAAGAACGCCAAAAGCTCGCCTATTAAGGGTTCGGGCTTGGGATTGTATTTGGCCAAATATTTTACTGAACTTCACCGGGGACGTATTTTTGTAGAATCTTCCCATGGTAATGGATCGACTTTTACGGTAGAACTACCAATCGAGCAAGGGGGTACACATGCTTAAGGTTTTGGTTGTTGATGACGATCAGGGCTTAAGATTGTCCGTCAAATCGGCACTCGCAGTCACACAACGTTTCGAAGTTGATGAAGCTTTCGATGGCGTCAACGCTATGGAGAAAGTGAAAGGCAGCGAGAAAAAATATGATGTCGTTATTCTTGACGTCGACATGCCTCGCATGAATGGGCTTGAAGCTCTTCGCCAAATCAAAGAATTCGATCCAGGTATTATCGTTATCATCATGACCGCACACGCGACATTGAACGATGCGATTCAAGCTGTGAAAGACGGCGCTTACAACTACCTCCAAAAGCCTGTCAGCAGCGAAGACCTTTTGCAGTTGATCGATAAAGCCGTCAATGCTCATAACTTGATTTCTAATATCGCGGCCTCTGCGCCGGTGATGGTGGAAGCCGGTCGTAAGATCATCGGTCACACTTCGCAAATGCAAAAGGTGTTTAATATCATTCACCGCCTTGCTAAAGTTGAAACGCCTGTTTTGATCCGTGGCGCTTCTGGTACGGGTAAAGAACTTGTTGCTAAAGCGATTCACTACAACTCGGCTCGCAAAGATGAAAAATTCGTAGCTATCAACTGCTCTGCAATTCCTGAAAACTTGTTTGAGTCTGAACTTTTCGGTCACGAAAAAGGTTCTTTCACAGGTGCAGACCAACGCAAGATTGGTAAATTCCAGTTTGCGGAAGGCGGAACTCTTTTCTTGGATGAAGTGGGCGATATGCCTCAGCTTATGCAAGTAAAGATCCTTCGCGTTCTTCAGGAGAAAGTATTCACTCCTGTGGGTTCTAACCGCGAATTCCCGACGAATGTTCGCATCATTGCGGCGACAAATCGTCCTCTAGAAGACATGATCAAAGCGGGATCTTTCCGCGAAGACCTTTTCTATCGTTTGAACGTTGTACCTATCTTCTTGCCAGCATTGGCTGAGCGCAAAGACGATATGGAACACATGGTGAATATCTTTATTAAGAAGTTCAACCAAGCTCATGGCAAACGCATCAATGGCATCGCTCCAGATGCGATGGCTGTTTTGAAAAAGCACACTTGGCCAGGTAACATCCGTGAACTTGAAAACGTGATTGAACATGCTTTCGTTCTTGAGATGACAAACATCATCACGATCGCTTCACTTCCTGAATCTCTTTTGATCGCAACAGGCGTGAATTTGATCGATATGCCTGTGATGGATACGGCGGCGAACGTGGCTTCTCAAGGTTTGGGATCTGCGCTTCAAGCTCATGCAAGTTTGGGTGACGAAGAAGATGCGGACCTGGGTTCGGATTCTGATGACTTGGACGGAGAAGAAATGGTTCCGTTCTCTGGCAACGAGAGTCTTGATTTCAATGCACAGAAAGAAGCTTTTGAGAAAGAGTTTATCATCAAAGCTTTAAAGACGTTCTGCGGTCGTATTAATCAAACGGCCCTTCACGCGAATATTCCGAAGAAAACGCTTCTTCGTAAGATTGAGAAGTACGGAATCAATGCGAAGGACTACGTAAACTAGATTCTTGCAAAAAGATAAAACAATAATACCCACAGCTTTCACGAGTTGTGGGTTTTTTGTTTTTAGGGCTTTAGCTGACTTAATGCTTCGTTGAGATTTGCGTGCATCATCACGAATTCAGGATCTTCGCTAATGTGGTGTTGGTAGCGATGGTAGATTTTGGAGTTCACTTCGGACTTATGCAGAACAAAATCGATTTGATCCTTGATGCAAGTTAGATCCGTTTCAACAATCTGTTCTGACTCGTCTACGAAGGCGTCGATCTCTGCGATCAACGCTGAGAATGGTTGAAGCCATGCAAAGTTTTTGTCGTGAGTAAGAATTTGCAAGAAATCAAAAGGAGAAATCCGGCGCTCGAAATACTTTTCTGCAGCGACGCGCTCTAATTCCAAAAAGCGTCGGTGAAGATTTTTGAGGTTGCGGCTGGCGTTCTGTATTTTGTCTTTCATAACACTCCCAGGAGATTTCATTTTAGGAAACACGGCCACGGCCGTCACTTCAAAAATAGAATGTGGCAAATGAATACACTTTATGTCATTGTTATTAAACAAGTGTTGTGAGGTGTCTATGGCTCTCTTTCCATCTTCCACTGTGACTCTTAAAAATGGCCAAGAGGTTTTGCTTCGTCATGCGAAAATCGGTGATGCCGAGAAGCTTTTAAAAGCAGTCACAAATATCTTTTCGACATCGCCCTATATCTTGAGTACGCCTGAATCATTAAAAACCAAGACCGTGCAAACTCAGGAAAAATGGATCCAAGACGCCAACGAGGATCCGCGCAACGCCCTTGTGATCGCTGAGCATAAAGGACATATCGTGGGCATCGCGGATTTCCGCTCGTTCAAGGACACCAAACGTTTTCATCGCGCCAGCTTTGGAATGTCGGTGCATCAAGATTTTCGCGGACTTGGTTTGGGTGAAGCCGTTCTTCAAAAGTTAATCGAGGTCTGCAGATCGGTTGAGGGTCTTACTCTTTTGGAACTTAATGTGATGGAACCCAACATCAGCGCTCATAAACTTTATCTGAAAACAGGATTTAAAGAAGTCGGTCGCTACCCGGGTGCTTATCGCTTGGCAGACGGAACTTATACGACAGACATCATGATGACTAAACACCTTTAAAATAAATTGTAAACGGGAAACGGAACATACTTCATGGTCGCGGGGGACGGATTACTCAATCCCAAGTTACCAAAAATATTCGAGCCGAAACATTTCACTGCTCCAGACTGAATTCCGCAGGTCGCATAATAAGTTCCGCCCTGGATACTAAACTCTTCATAGTAATCCCAGTTCGTTGCTTGTGTCGACAATGATCCGTTGTAGACGTAGGCCAGAGTTCCGGAACTAAAAAAGATTTTAGAGTATTCCGCGAGGATGAGATTGCTCGCAACCAAAGATTCAGTTCCTGACAAAACCACTGGTGCTCCAAAGCCATTGCCCCAGCATACGATTCCCCCGGAGGCTTTCGCGGCACAACTGAACGAGTAACCTGAGCTAATTGCGATGGCATCTGTCGGAGAATTGTCTATGAGACGTGCTACTGAAGTGCTTCCTCCGACACTTCCTAATTGATTGCTTGTCGAGAAGCCCCAACAATACACTTGTCCATCTTTAATCCCACACGCGTGTTCATACCCAACCGAAACTGCGGTGACTCCAGATTCCATACCTTGCACGGCCTGTGGATTCAGCTGACAGTCTCCAACACACGAACTTGCTCCTAAGACTGTTGGATTGTTCCAACCCCAACAATAAGCAGCTCCGTTTGATACTGCACAGAAATGATAAGCTCCATCCAGGTCAGTTGCTTGTGTTAGATCCGGACTGAGAGGAGTAAACAAAGTTTGTGAATACGTACTTCCGGAACACAGAACCTGAGAGTTGCGGATAATACAGGATCTTCCAGAGCCAATGTTTTTTGCACGTGTCACCCCAGAGAAGAATATTTTTTTGGCCATATTGATGGGCTCAAGATCTCCGGAACCACATTCTCCCAAAGAGTTATCACCCCAACAACTTAACGATCCGTCCGCGTGAACGGCCAATCCGACTTGGCCCAT
This region of Bdellovibrio sp. BCCA genomic DNA includes:
- a CDS encoding ATP-binding protein, producing the protein MTLPPSPEETSSSQKRGDYKALALRIAFALGISFFIAQTNLDYLESFLYDLRVRTKVLNQTSGNIELIYITPQTVQLFKGFPTAKEQASLLRGLVAEGAKAVVYDFNVSETPGSVDEKNDWESSIVENANVFVAGRSTALKGEEKQLSLPDPLEKVTLAPAPKTTDLVNFAKDGVTRRMILTYQGRSLLPVQLASLFNPEIKDVDKVRGHFDFYGTDQAYIDFHRAKTYPSTSFEDVLNGRIDASRFKNKIVLIGTDLGLDEGEYIMSPYSREVTAMTRIELQANTIDTLIRNSGPVKSHKAINWIFILLASILTTHVVLTMKPTRGLMILGGTLAGFIVVCILAYWVAGLWLPMAAPLLTIFLCYYFFIPYRLIVENRRSWEYYQKNKLLSQVEELKTNFISMMSHDLKTPIARIQGMTDMILSDNVQLSAQQREAVDTIKHSSDDLLKFINAILNYGKIESQGVQLHLQSKDINNLLQEVIRKHEFLAKVKRIQIVSELEPMFPVPVDADLMKQVFSNLVENAIKYSPEDTKIMVSSEETSTKVVVQVADQGPGIPSDELQNIFMKFFRSKNAKSSPIKGSGLGLYLAKYFTELHRGRIFVESSHGNGSTFTVELPIEQGGTHA
- a CDS encoding GNAT family N-acetyltransferase, which translates into the protein MALFPSSTVTLKNGQEVLLRHAKIGDAEKLLKAVTNIFSTSPYILSTPESLKTKTVQTQEKWIQDANEDPRNALVIAEHKGHIVGIADFRSFKDTKRFHRASFGMSVHQDFRGLGLGEAVLQKLIEVCRSVEGLTLLELNVMEPNISAHKLYLKTGFKEVGRYPGAYRLADGTYTTDIMMTKHL
- a CDS encoding radical SAM/SPASM domain-containing protein, which encodes MSQYGTLIAVPLSGMEQRRYKDIVAFKWNQGAPLAFHARNLEVAEISEETWNDMQETLKSSEATEELTLWEQENSPEVKSGKLQPGIRSLTINVTQICNLKCTYCAAGGDGTYGAAQTKINVEKTLPQLKFFIERLPEGSRFKITFLGGEPLLYPDGIQEIGSYVRLMTAGKNIQAGFSIVTNGTLINEKTLNILKSLKANVTVSLDGPAEINDKARPTKDGSSSTSLVVEGLRQLVDNRHSLGLLTVHGVFNRENLDLVSAYNFYRTLKVDRYEFTYSVEENDDASNKAFVEQMNSIAALAYASGGEPELRKIGVFDQHFSALDNQQQTENYCGAGKSFLMVDARNNLFTCPWEVGNKEEQVGQGTQLNEERLAQYQAPLIEQNNCQSCWARFLCGGGCMFIHKQSTGNKHQKDGQFCFRTRGLIATALLYYKMSRVSC
- a CDS encoding sigma-54-dependent transcriptional regulator — protein: MLKVLVVDDDQGLRLSVKSALAVTQRFEVDEAFDGVNAMEKVKGSEKKYDVVILDVDMPRMNGLEALRQIKEFDPGIIVIIMTAHATLNDAIQAVKDGAYNYLQKPVSSEDLLQLIDKAVNAHNLISNIAASAPVMVEAGRKIIGHTSQMQKVFNIIHRLAKVETPVLIRGASGTGKELVAKAIHYNSARKDEKFVAINCSAIPENLFESELFGHEKGSFTGADQRKIGKFQFAEGGTLFLDEVGDMPQLMQVKILRVLQEKVFTPVGSNREFPTNVRIIAATNRPLEDMIKAGSFREDLFYRLNVVPIFLPALAERKDDMEHMVNIFIKKFNQAHGKRINGIAPDAMAVLKKHTWPGNIRELENVIEHAFVLEMTNIITIASLPESLLIATGVNLIDMPVMDTAANVASQGLGSALQAHASLGDEEDADLGSDSDDLDGEEMVPFSGNESLDFNAQKEAFEKEFIIKALKTFCGRINQTALHANIPKKTLLRKIEKYGINAKDYVN